The genomic interval CTCCGGCACGCCGCGCGACAAAACGTGATAGGTGAATAGCCCGTCGAAAATCTGCAGTAAAATGTTCAAGACAAAATAGCCGGTGTGCAGTGGAAGCAACGGTGCCATTTGGTTGATTTACGGTTTACAACTTGTGGTGTCAAGAGAGGCTGCACGCCGCAATGGTAGACCTGCGCAAAAATCGCGTGATATGGAAGAAACTCGTGAAGTAAATATGCTGTCTTTAGATCGGATGGCGGCGTGACGCCGAAAAACCTAGAAGAGGACGCGCCACCGCGGCGTGCCGGCGCGAGTGAATCACGCACCGCGACCAGCGGTGCGCGGGCCGTTTTACTGCGCCTGCGCGCGCTCGAAGCGCTTGGTTACCGGGAATTTCGCTTGCTTTGGTCGGGCCATGTGTTTGTGTCCATGGCGTTCTGGATGGACCAGGTGACGCGGGGGTGGCTGATCTATGAAATCACCAATTCGACCGTTCAGTTGGGCATGGTGCGCGGCGTCCAAGCGATTCCGATTTTTCTTTTGTCGCCGATAGCGGGCAGTATCGCCGATCGCTATTCGCGCAAGTTGCAGATCATTTCGACACAAGTTGCCAACGGTGTCCTTTACGCCATTCTCGCGTTCCTGGTGATCGTGGGCCAAGTCCAACCTTGGCATGTTTATGTGACCGCCGTGTTGGTGGCGATCAGCGACACGTTTCATCAACCGGCGCGCGCGGCGATTATCGCCGACGCGGTGCCGCGCGATCGGCTGGCCAATGCCATTGGGCTCAATTCGATGATCTTCAATGTGGCGCGCAGCACCGGGCCGGCACTGGCCGGGGTGTTGATCGCCAGTGTTGGCACCGGCTGCGCGTTTGGCGTTCAAGCGGGCTTCTATTTTCTTGCGACCTTCTGGACTACGCGCCTGCGTGCCGGCAGGACGGAGGCAGGCACAACTACGGCACAGCGGGAGTCGCTGCGTCGGAACATTGTCGAGGGGTGGAAGTTTAGTTGGCGCAACGAGACGGTGCGCACGGGCTTACTCGTTGTCATGTTGGCGTCGCTGTTCATTGTGCCGTTCGTCACATTATTACCGGTGTTCGCCCGCGATATTCTCAAAGTCGGAGCCACTGGGCAGGGTTTGTTATTAACTACCATGGGCATCGGCGCGCTGGGCAGCGCGCTGGCGATCGCCAGCTTCGGCGATCGCATGCCGCGCGGTTTGTTCATGCTCGGCGGCCTCGCCGTCTACGGCCTCAGCGTGGCGGGCTTTGCGCTGTCGCCGTGGTTCGGCGTGTCGTTGGCACTGATGGTGATCGTCGGCTTTACCAACGTCTGTTCTCACGCGCTGGTGCAGACGGTGATTCAGACGTATTCGCCGTCAGAATTTCGCGACCGTGTGGTATCGCTTTTTCAACAGAGCCAGGTGGTCATGACGGTTGGCAGCATGATCATCGGTTCCCTGGCTGCTTTCTGCGGCGCCACTTGGGCCACAGCGCTGATGGCCGGAGCCGGCATCCTGTCGGTGTTGGCGATTCACTGGACGCTCCCGCGGGCGTGGAAAATTACCTGACTCCCCATCTTGACAGAGTTGTCGCTGTTCATTACGGGTGGGGTGACTTGTTTGTCGTTGGAGGCAATGTGAAGTTTAGCTTGCTGTTATTCCTCTTAGTTGTTGCTTTACCAGCCGTCAACTATGCCGCGGAGTTCAACCTCAAACTACCGCTAGGCTTGCAAGAACAGGCGGCCTACATTCCCGACGATAATCCGATCACCAAAGAAAAAGTCGAACTCGGTAAAATGTTTTTTTGGGACAAGCGCTGGTCGCGCAACGGCACGATAGCCTGCGTGACTTGCCATTTGCCCGAGCATGGTTGGGCTGACCCACGGCAATTTTCCGTGCGCTTTGACGGCAACCCTACGCTGCGCCATTCGCCGACGCTGGTCAATCGCCTGTTTAGCGATGTGCAGCAGTGGGCGCGCGCGCGCACTTCGCTTGAAGACCAGGCGATGAAAGCCTCGGACCAATCGCCCGATCTCTTGGTGAAAAATCTCGGCGCCATCCCAGAGTATCAAGAGCGCCCTCGTAAAGTCTTCGGCACCGATTTGAATCCCGAGGGGGTTGCCAAAGCGATCTCCGCTTATGAACGGATGATCCTTTCGGGGAATTCTCCCTATGACCGTTTCCAGGCCGGGGATAAAAAAGAGCTGTCTCCCGCCGCGCAGCGCGGCATGGCGCTATTCAAGGGCAAAGCGAACTGCCAGCCGTGCCACGCGGGTTTCAATTTCACCGACGAGGGCTACCACAACCTGGGCGTCGGCATTGAGCAGGAAAAGACTGATTGGGGGCTGTTTACCACGACCAAAGTGGAATCGGACCGCGGCAAGTTCAAAACTCCAACCCTGCGTGACGTGGCGCCGCGGCCGCCGTACATGCATGATGGCAGCATCAAGACTCTCGAAGAGGTCATCGCATTCTACAATCAGGGCGGTAAGAAAAATCCATGGCTTTCGGAGACGATCCGGCCACTGAACTTGACTGCCGCGGAGCAGAAAGATCTGATCGAGTTTTTGAAATCGCTGACGGGAGTCGTGGATCCGGAGATCTCCAGTCCGCCGCGGCTGCCGTAGGGCGTCCTTCGATTCGCCCCTTCGGGGCTACTCAGGATGAACGGCGTTTTTTGAGCTAGAGAATTTTCTACATAGAGGTGCGTTGATGGAAGCAACTGGAAATTTGCCCGTCGTTAATTGTTTGGGCGCGCCGTGGCCCGAGGATTTGTCGGCCGCGTTTATCGATCGTATGCACAAGCAAGGCATTCGAGTCGCCGGCTGCACGGCCAACGAGACTTGGGACGACACGATGGAGAGCCTCGAGAACTTCGAGGTCGTCAAGGCGGTGGTGCGCGATCATCCCAAGGCTTATCTCATTCGCAACGCCGAGGATCTCGACCGCCCGGAGAATCGCGACAAAGTAGGCGTGCTACTCGGCCTGCAGAATCCAAAAGCCTTGAGCGATAGTTTGAATTTTCTCGAAGCCTTCTACGATCTCGGTCTGCGCTGCTTGTCCTTGGCCTTTAGCGAGAACAGCTACTACGGTTGCGGCCATGCTTGTGAGGTCGACACCGGGTTGACGACACTCGGCCGGCGAGCGATCAAGCGGATGAATCAACTGGGGATCATCGTCGATCTTTCCCACTCCGGCGATCGCACCGCGCAAGAGGCTTTGGATCTCTCCGAGCAGCCGGTGATCTTCAGCCACTCGACCAGCCGGACATTATTCAAGCGGCCGCGCAGCGCGCCCGATCCGTTGATCGTCGCCGCGGCCAAAAAGGGCGGCGTGATTTGCCAGGACGTGCGGGTTAACACGAGCGTCGCCGACTACGTCGACTGGGTCGACTATTGCGTAAAGCTGGTTGGCATCGATCACGTCGGCGTCTCGGCGCAGGACGATTTCCATCGCTCTTACAAAGACACCAAGCGGATTGCTCCCTACGTGCCCAACTATGAGAAGGAGCTGAAAAACCGCGACTGGAGCGAAGACCGCAGCTATCGCCGCCCGGGTATTGGCGCCGGTCTGCTCGATCCGGAGAATCTGCCGGTGGAATTGAAGCGCCGCGGCTATTCCGACACCGACGCGGGAAAGATTCTCGGCGGCAATATTCTGCGCGTGCTCCGCGCGGTATTGCCGAAACATTGAGCCGATTGAATCTTGCCTGGAGCCGGGATGCGAACTCCGATCTCTAGCCCGGATTATTCATCGCTGCGGCGCGATCGAAGTGAAACTCTTCCGGAGCGAAGGCAACAGACATCCGCTTCGACGCCGCCTTGTAGAGGCGACCGGCGTCGCCCTGCTCTGCGAATCGCAGTGAAAAGGTCGAAGAGATGCCCAGCATCGGCGAATTAAACCGAACGATTTGCGCTGATGCCTTCGCTCCTCCAGAGTTCCACTTCGATCGACACAGTGTCATGGGTTTTGCCGGTCGCATGAATAATTCGGGCTAGGTTCAAATCTCAAAGCTCTTCTCGCTGCCGATCTTGCACTTGCTCAGCGATTGCGTCAGATTTTTCTTTAAAGCCGAAGAAGGTTGATCATCCTCGATGGAGTCTCCAGATAACTCTCCTGTTGTCGGTGTGCGGGCGGTCACGAAGCGGTTCGGCAGCCGTTCGGTCGTCGATGGTGTCGACCTGCAAGTCCCGCCGCATACTTGTTTCGGTCTGTTGGGGCCCAACGGCGCCGGCAAGACGACTACCCTGCGCATGATTTATGGCGTGACGGCGCCGACCAGCGGGACTATTCATGTTTTTGGGTTGGATATTGCCAAAGAGTTGCGCGCGATTCGCAAGCGTCTCGGTGTAACCCTGCAACAAAATGTCTTGGTTGACGCGCTCTCGCCCCTAGAAAATCTGCGGGTATTTGGCCGCTATCATCTTTTACGCGAGCCGGACTTGTCGAGCCGCGCTGGGGAGTTGCTTGATTTCCTTGAGCTGCGTTCGCACGCCAACGTGCCAGTGCGGCAGTTGTCGGGCGGGTTTCAGCGGCGGCTGGCGATTGCCCAGTCCCTGATCAACGGTCCGGATTTATTGATTCTCGACGAGCCGACGACCGGGCTCGATCCTGCGGTCAGGCTCGCCCTCTGGTCGCGCATCCGCGAGCTGCGCGCCACAGGAACCACGGTGCTTGTTACGACGCATTACATGGACGAAGCGCAGCGGCTATGCGATCGGGTGGCAATCATGGCGGCGGGAAAAATGATCGGCCAGGGAGCGCCGGCAGAGCTGATCGAGACGCGCCTGGCGGCGGAAACGGTCGAGTTCGACGCGACGCCGCATGAAGAAGAATCGCTTTTGGACGGCGCCGCGTATTCGCAAAAACGCCTGCGCGCCGGCAAGCGCCTGATGGTCTACCTCAATGACGCCACGCCGCTGATCGATCATATTCGCCGCCACGACCAAGGCGACCGCCGGTCATTGATCGTGCGGCCGACCAATTTGGAAGATGTTTTTCTTTCGCTCACCGGCACCGGTCTGGAGAATAATCCATGAGCCTCTCGCTGCCTTACGCGCTGTCGGTCTGGCGCCGCAACGCGGCGATGTACAAGCGGACCTGGAAGTGGAATATTTTGCCGAATTTTTTCGAGCCGGTGTTCTATCTTTTTTCGATCGGCCTCGGCGTCGGCGCCTACGTCTCACAGATGGGGGGTATGAGCTACATCCAGTTTCTCGCGCCAGGGTTAGTTTGCGTCGCGGCGATGAATGGCGCCAGTTTCGAGGTGACTTACAATATTTTTGTGCGACTGACGTTTGAGAAATCCTACGACGCGATGCTGACAACGCCGATCGAGCCCGACGATGTACTAGCAGGCGAAGTGCTGTGGGCGGTAACGCGGGCCTGCATCTACGGCGGCTGTTTCTTCATCGTCCTGGCCCTGTTCGGTTTGACGCCGTGGCCGTCGTCATTGCTGGCTCTGTTCGTCATTCCGATCGCCGGCTTGCTGTTCGCCGCCATCGGCATTGTCTTTTCGCTGCGCATTCCCAACATCGACATGTTCAGTTTCTACTTCACTTTGTTCGTGACGCCGCTGTTCTTGTTTTCCGACGTTTTCTTTCCTCTCAAGGAAAGACTCTCGGGCGTGTGGCTGTGGGTGGCCGAAATATTGCCATTGCTCCACCCGGTGCGCCTAGCGCGCGCGGCGTTTAGCGGTCAGTGGTCGCTTGTGGTTTTGTGGGATTTGGTTTACACGCTGGGCTTGTCGGCGCTGCTGCTCTGGTGGGGGCGCTACAGCGTGCGGCGAAGACTCACCAATTAGCGAAGTCAGAACCGACCGTTCGGTCCGATCCGTCATGCCTCACCACTTCTTGCCCGGCACTTCACCGCCCCAGAGGTCTTTCAAAAAGCCGCTCTTTTCCAGATGTTCGGCGTAGCTGTTGTCGTAGGTTTCGTTGGCTTTGCGACGCACTTGGGCCCCCGCCTGACGGGCCGCCTCAATTGTCTCAACCACGCGAGAAACCGGCACCGTGACGCGCCGGTTGACCAGCTGTTTGGCGTAAGCGTCGTAGGCGGCTTGTAGCGACTCGGAATCTTTGAGCGCTAAAACTTTACCCACCGAGGCTTTCGCCCGTTCGGGATTTTTCTCGACGAAGTGGATCGCCTCGGCCATGGCGGCGGTGAATCGCTGCACCGCCTCCGGCCGTTCCTTGAGCAGGCGCTGGTTGGTGAACAGGCTACTGTAGATTGCCGGCAGGTTGAGATCGTCGAGTTGATAGATCACGTTCAAGCCGTCGCGCTTGGCGCGAGCGTCGAGTGGCGCTGTGACCATGGTGGCGTGCCCCAGGTCCTGCAACAAAGCGTTGTAGACTTCGGTTTGGCCGGCGCCGCCGATGTGGCGAATGCTCAAGTCGTTGGCGCTGAAATTGAGCCGCTTCATTAAAACTCTGATCAGCGTGTCCGGCGTGCCGCCGGGACGGGTGGCGATGAAAATCTTCCCCTTCAGGTCTTCAATGCGGCGGATCTCTTTGCGCGCGATCATGACCCAGGGCAAGCCGACGAGCGGCGAGGCGATCATCTTGGCTTCGGCGCCGGCGGCGAGGCTGGGAATGATGGCATCTGCGGTGCAATACAGAAACTGGAGTTCGTTGGAGGCCAGCGCCGCCACCGAAACACCGGCGCCGCGCACCAGCAGAAACTCGACTTTGAGGCCGTACTTTTCGAACAAACGGTTGTCAATGGCAGTGTAGAGATGCATGAAGCCGCCGCTGATGGCGCAGGTGGCGACCCGAACTGGGATGGGGGCTTCCCCTGGTTTTGCGAGATACGGATTAGCTGAGGCCAAGGCGGCGTCAAACGCCAACCATAGTAATGCGAGCGAGCGACCAAATTTGTTCACAGCCGATTCCAGTCTACTTTAGGATTTCTTTAAGCTTGTCGACCAAAGGTTGTTCTAGTCTGAAGATGCTCTTCACTTCGTTTTCAATCTCCGTCCCGGAAATGGGGTTGATATCCAGCCGCGCGCGCTGGGCGTCGGCGAGAAACTCCGCATCTTTCAAAGTCGCGTCGAACGCGTTGCGCAGCAGCGCTGCCCGGTCCTTTGGCGTGCGCGGCGGCAGCGCGTAGACCCGATTGGTGACGCCGTTGACCACTGCCTGGGTGCGAATCAGCCGGCGCGCTTCGTCAGTCTTCGCGAGATCGTAAGCGACCGGAATATTTTTCGGCACTTCGGGATGGGCCTTCACGGTCGCTTGCAGCACGATGGTCACTTCGCCTTTTTCCATTTCGTTGGGCCAAGTCGATTTGAACGACTCCCAGGAGTTGGAAATCC from Deltaproteobacteria bacterium carries:
- a CDS encoding c-type cytochrome — translated: MKFSLLLFLLVVALPAVNYAAEFNLKLPLGLQEQAAYIPDDNPITKEKVELGKMFFWDKRWSRNGTIACVTCHLPEHGWADPRQFSVRFDGNPTLRHSPTLVNRLFSDVQQWARARTSLEDQAMKASDQSPDLLVKNLGAIPEYQERPRKVFGTDLNPEGVAKAISAYERMILSGNSPYDRFQAGDKKELSPAAQRGMALFKGKANCQPCHAGFNFTDEGYHNLGVGIEQEKTDWGLFTTTKVESDRGKFKTPTLRDVAPRPPYMHDGSIKTLEEVIAFYNQGGKKNPWLSETIRPLNLTAAEQKDLIEFLKSLTGVVDPEISSPPRLP
- a CDS encoding MFS transporter produces the protein MTPKNLEEDAPPRRAGASESRTATSGARAVLLRLRALEALGYREFRLLWSGHVFVSMAFWMDQVTRGWLIYEITNSTVQLGMVRGVQAIPIFLLSPIAGSIADRYSRKLQIISTQVANGVLYAILAFLVIVGQVQPWHVYVTAVLVAISDTFHQPARAAIIADAVPRDRLANAIGLNSMIFNVARSTGPALAGVLIASVGTGCAFGVQAGFYFLATFWTTRLRAGRTEAGTTTAQRESLRRNIVEGWKFSWRNETVRTGLLVVMLASLFIVPFVTLLPVFARDILKVGATGQGLLLTTMGIGALGSALAIASFGDRMPRGLFMLGGLAVYGLSVAGFALSPWFGVSLALMVIVGFTNVCSHALVQTVIQTYSPSEFRDRVVSLFQQSQVVMTVGSMIIGSLAAFCGATWATALMAGAGILSVLAIHWTLPRAWKIT
- a CDS encoding ABC transporter substrate-binding protein, with translation MNKFGRSLALLWLAFDAALASANPYLAKPGEAPIPVRVATCAISGGFMHLYTAIDNRLFEKYGLKVEFLLVRGAGVSVAALASNELQFLYCTADAIIPSLAAGAEAKMIASPLVGLPWVMIARKEIRRIEDLKGKIFIATRPGGTPDTLIRVLMKRLNFSANDLSIRHIGGAGQTEVYNALLQDLGHATMVTAPLDARAKRDGLNVIYQLDDLNLPAIYSSLFTNQRLLKERPEAVQRFTAAMAEAIHFVEKNPERAKASVGKVLALKDSESLQAAYDAYAKQLVNRRVTVPVSRVVETIEAARQAGAQVRRKANETYDNSYAEHLEKSGFLKDLWGGEVPGKKW
- a CDS encoding ABC transporter permease, with amino-acid sequence MSLSLPYALSVWRRNAAMYKRTWKWNILPNFFEPVFYLFSIGLGVGAYVSQMGGMSYIQFLAPGLVCVAAMNGASFEVTYNIFVRLTFEKSYDAMLTTPIEPDDVLAGEVLWAVTRACIYGGCFFIVLALFGLTPWPSSLLALFVIPIAGLLFAAIGIVFSLRIPNIDMFSFYFTLFVTPLFLFSDVFFPLKERLSGVWLWVAEILPLLHPVRLARAAFSGQWSLVVLWDLVYTLGLSALLLWWGRYSVRRRLTN
- a CDS encoding ABC transporter ATP-binding protein; the protein is MESPDNSPVVGVRAVTKRFGSRSVVDGVDLQVPPHTCFGLLGPNGAGKTTTLRMIYGVTAPTSGTIHVFGLDIAKELRAIRKRLGVTLQQNVLVDALSPLENLRVFGRYHLLREPDLSSRAGELLDFLELRSHANVPVRQLSGGFQRRLAIAQSLINGPDLLILDEPTTGLDPAVRLALWSRIRELRATGTTVLVTTHYMDEAQRLCDRVAIMAAGKMIGQGAPAELIETRLAAETVEFDATPHEEESLLDGAAYSQKRLRAGKRLMVYLNDATPLIDHIRRHDQGDRRSLIVRPTNLEDVFLSLTGTGLENNP